Part of the Mycolicibacterium mageritense genome is shown below.
GGTGCGCGACTTCCAGCGCGTGATCGGGCTCGAGGCGCGCGTGCAGATCCAGGCGCAGGCCGGTCGACTGCCCGACGCGGTCACCGCGTGCGTCGGCGGCGGCTCCAATGCCATCGGCATCTTCCACGCGTTCATCGACGACCCCGGCGTTCGTCTGGTGGGCTACGAAGCGGCTGGCGACGGCGTGGAAACCGGAAGGCACGCAGCGACTTTCACCGGCGGTTCGCCCGGCGCATTCCAGGGCTCCTTCTCGTACCTGCTGCAGGACGAGGACGGGCAGACCATCGAATCGCACTCCATCTCGGCGGGGCTCGACTATCCAGGGGTCGGTCCCGAGCATGCGTACCTCAAGGACATCGGCCGTGCCGAGTACCAGCCCATCACCGATACCGAGGCGATGGACGCGTTCTCGCTGCTGTGCCGCACCGAGGGCATCATCCCAGCGATCGAATCCGCGCACGCGGTGGCGGGCGCGCTCAAGCTCGGCCGCGAGTTGGGCAGCGGATCGATCATCCTGGTGAACATCTCCGGCCGCGGTGACAAGGACGTCGAAACGGCGGCCAAGTGGTTCGGCCTGCTCGACGAGGGGAGTGCCCGATGAGTCGGCTAGCCGAACTGTTCGACGCGTGCCACGCCGAGGGTCGCGCAGCGCTCATCGGTTATCTGCCGACCGGATTCCCCGACGTACCGACGTCCATCGCGGCGATGACCGCACTGGTCGAATCCGGTTGCGACCTGGTCGAAGTCGGCGTGCCCTACTCCGATCCCGGCATGGACGGTCCCACCATCGCTGCGGCGACCGAGACCGCGCTGGCGGGCGGGGTGCGCGTGCGTGACACCCTCGCCGCGGTGGAGGCCATCAGCAATGCCGGTGGTCGCGCGGTCGTGATGACGTACTGGAATCCGGTGCTGCGCAAGGGCGTCGACAGCTTCGCACGTGATCTCGCGGCCGCAGGCGGCTACGGCCTGATCACTCCTGACCTCATCCCGGAAGAGGCCGACGACTGGATGGCAGCCTCGGAGGAGCACAACCTGGACCGCATCTTCCTGGTGGCACCGTCGTCGACCCCGGAGCGGCTGGCGGCAACGGTGAACGCTTCTCGTGGCTTCGTCTACGCCGCATCGACGATGGGCGTCACGGGTGCCCGTGACGCGGTGTCCTCGGCGGCGCCGGAGCTGGTGCGCAGGGTCAGGGAGATCTCGGACATTCCGGTCGGTGTGGGACTGGGCGTGCGGTCCGGCCCGCAGGCCGCGGAGATCGGCGCCTACGCCAACGGGGTCATCGTCGGTTCGGCACTGGTCGCGGCGCTGCAGAACGGGCTCGACTCGGTGCGGTCACTCACCGAGGAATTGGCCAGCGGAGTTCGGCAAAGGATTTCGGCTTGACCACAACCGTCCTCGCCTACCTGCCCAGCCCGTCACAGGGCGTATGGCATCTCGGCCCGGTACCCATCCGCGCGTACGCGCTGTGCATCATCCTCGGCATCGTCGCCGCGCTGATCATCGGTGACCGTCGTTGGGAGGCGCGCGGCGGTGAACGCGGCGTCATCTACGACATCGCGCTGTGGGCCGTACCGTTCGGTCTGATCGGTGGCCGCCTGTATCACGTGATGACAGATTGGCGCACCTACTTCGGTCCCGAAGGCAAGGGGCTGGGCGCCGCGTTCCAGGTGTGGGAAGGCGGCCTCGGCATCTGGGGTGCCGTCGCGCTGGGCGGTGTCGGCGCCTGGATCGGCTGCCGCCGCCATGGCATCCCGCTGCCCGCTTTCGGGGACGCGATCGCGCCGGGAATCATTCTGGCGCAGGCGATCGGCCGCATCGGCAACTACTTCAACCAGGAACTGTACGGCCGCGAGACGACGCTGCCATGGGGGCTGGAGATCTACCAGCGTCTCAACGTCAACGGTGTTCGTGACGACCTCAACGGAGTGTCCACCGGTGAGGTGCTGTGGGTCGTGCACCCCACCTTCCTCTACGAATTGCTGTGGAACCTGCTGGTTTTCGCCCTACTGCTGTGGGCCGACCGCAGGTTCAAGCTGGGCCACGGCCGGCTGTTCGCGCTCTATGTCGCCGGATATTGCCTGGGCCGCTTCTGGATCGAGCTCATGCGCAGCGACCTGGCCACCCATGTCGCGGGTATCCGGATCAACACGTTCACGTCGGCCTTCGTGCTCATCGGTGCCGTCGTGTACATGATGTTGGCCCCGAAGGGCCGTGAAGCGCCCGCGTCGCTGGCCGGCAATCACGCTGACGACGACTCCGGGGAGTCCGCTGTCGATGAGTTGGGCAAGGAACTCGTCACTGCGGCGGCGGGCACCGGTGTGGTCGCGGCCGCGACCGTGGCGGGCCAGGACGACATCGACGACGCCGATCACATGCATCCGGACGAGGTTTCCGCCGACGAAGGCGCAGAGGCGGCCGCAGCAGTCGAGATGAAGGCGATCGTCGGCGAGCCCGAAGAGGCTGTTGCCGACGAGGAAGCCGCCGAGGCCGAGCCTTCTGAAGAGGCCGAGGGCGACGAAGCATCGACCGACGCCGCTGAAGCCGAAGCCGAGGCGGACGTTGAGTCGGCTGACGACGAGGACGAAGCCGTGGTCGAGGCTGTGGCCGAGTCTGAGTCGGAAGACGGCGACGCTGCCGCAGAAGCAGCGGCCGAATCCGAGCCCGCCGGCGCCGAGGCCGAGGCTGAGGCCACTGACGAAGCCGAGCCGGAGGCCGAAGAGCCCGAGGTTGAGGCCGCCGAACAGGCCGTCGCAGAGGCGGCAGATCATGAAGCGGCCGCCGAAACCACTGACGTCGAAGACGACGAAGCTGCAGTCGGGGCGGAGGTTGAGTCGGCTGACGCCGAGGACGAAGCCGTGGTCGAGGCCGTGGCCGAGTCTGAGTCCGAAGACGGCGACGCTGCCGCAGAAGCAGCGCCTGGGACCGAGCCCGCCGAGGGCGACGCGGCATCGGCCGAGGTCACTGACGGTGACGTCGAGGAAATACCCGAGGCCCAAGCCGAGACTCCGGTCAGCGGCGAAGCCGAGTCCAACGAAGACGAATCCGAGGTTGAGGCCGCCGAAGATGCCGTTGCGGAGTCGGCAGATCGTGAAGCGGTCACCGACGCCACTGACGCCGAAGAAGTCGAGGCTGCAGTCGAGGCGGAGGCTGAGTCGGCTGACGCCGAGGACGCGGTCACTGACGGCGACATCGAGGAAACACCCGAAGTCGAAGTCGAGACTGACGCCGACACTGACGAAGCCGAGTCGCAGGCCGAAGAGTCCGTTGCAGAGGCGGCAGATCGTGAAGCGGACGCCGAAACCACTGGCGTCGAAAACGAGGCTGCAGTTGCGGCGGAGTCTGAGTCGGCTGACGCCGAAACCGCCGCAGACGAGGCGGCTGAGACCGAGCCTGCCGACGTCGAGGGCGACGCGGCATCTGGCGAGGTCACTGACGGTGACGTCGAGGAAGCACCCGAAGCCGAGAAGGACGGGTCCGGCGCCGAGGCCGCTGCCGAAACAGAATCGGCCGAACCAGCTGGGGACGAGACCGACGATGGCGAGGCACCGAGCAAGGACTCCGAGGATGCGCCCGCCGAGCAGGCAGAGTCCGTACCCGACGAGGCAGAGGCGTCGACCGATACCGACGTGGACGAGCCCGCCGGCGAAGCTGTCGCCGAATCGGAAGATGGTGAAGCGGCCGCCGCGGTGTCGACCGAAAGCGGCGAGACCGATGCCGACGAGTCCGAAGGCGCAGATCTACCAGCTGGCACTGCAG
Proteins encoded:
- the trpA gene encoding tryptophan synthase subunit alpha; translation: MSRLAELFDACHAEGRAALIGYLPTGFPDVPTSIAAMTALVESGCDLVEVGVPYSDPGMDGPTIAAATETALAGGVRVRDTLAAVEAISNAGGRAVVMTYWNPVLRKGVDSFARDLAAAGGYGLITPDLIPEEADDWMAASEEHNLDRIFLVAPSSTPERLAATVNASRGFVYAASTMGVTGARDAVSSAAPELVRRVREISDIPVGVGLGVRSGPQAAEIGAYANGVIVGSALVAALQNGLDSVRSLTEELASGVRQRISA
- the lgt gene encoding prolipoprotein diacylglyceryl transferase, whose translation is MTTTVLAYLPSPSQGVWHLGPVPIRAYALCIILGIVAALIIGDRRWEARGGERGVIYDIALWAVPFGLIGGRLYHVMTDWRTYFGPEGKGLGAAFQVWEGGLGIWGAVALGGVGAWIGCRRHGIPLPAFGDAIAPGIILAQAIGRIGNYFNQELYGRETTLPWGLEIYQRLNVNGVRDDLNGVSTGEVLWVVHPTFLYELLWNLLVFALLLWADRRFKLGHGRLFALYVAGYCLGRFWIELMRSDLATHVAGIRINTFTSAFVLIGAVVYMMLAPKGREAPASLAGNHADDDSGESAVDELGKELVTAAAGTGVVAAATVAGQDDIDDADHMHPDEVSADEGAEAAAAVEMKAIVGEPEEAVADEEAAEAEPSEEAEGDEASTDAAEAEAEADVESADDEDEAVVEAVAESESEDGDAAAEAAAESEPAGAEAEAEATDEAEPEAEEPEVEAAEQAVAEAADHEAAAETTDVEDDEAAVGAEVESADAEDEAVVEAVAESESEDGDAAAEAAPGTEPAEGDAASAEVTDGDVEEIPEAQAETPVSGEAESNEDESEVEAAEDAVAESADREAVTDATDAEEVEAAVEAEAESADAEDAVTDGDIEETPEVEVETDADTDEAESQAEESVAEAADREADAETTGVENEAAVAAESESADAETAADEAAETEPADVEGDAASGEVTDGDVEEAPEAEKDGSGAEAAAETESAEPAGDETDDGEAPSKDSEDAPAEQAESVPDEAEASTDTDVDEPAGEAVAESEDGEAAAAVSTESGETDADESEGADLPAGTAAQPSVTAAPDTTPARGRIRRLLRRRNR